From the genome of Setaria viridis chromosome 1, Setaria_viridis_v4.0, whole genome shotgun sequence:
TGTTTCAGAAAAGATGAGGCAATTTTTTATGCAAATGAATATCTTGACTTCAGACTGCACTAATCATTAGATTTTATACGTTTTTCTCAGAGTATGGTCAGTGTGTTCATGCATCAACATGTGGGGATGTTTACAGTTTTGGAATAGTACTTCTAGAGATGCTAACAGGCAAAAGACCAACCGACTCTATGTTTGAGGGTGAAGTCAGCTTTGCTAGCTCTGTGGAGAGGAACTTTCCAAATCAAATGTTAGATAAGATCGATGCTTATCTCCAAGAAGAATGCAAGCGCTCTATACAAGCAATGCCAGAAGCAGAAAAGGAGATCTATCAATGCTTACTATCACTCGTGCAAGTAGCTCTTTCTTGCACGCGTCTATGCCCAAGAGAACGAATGAGCATGAGAGAAGTAGCCATTAACTTGCATGCAATCCAGAGGTCATATGTTGCAGCGATCAAGCAAGAGTAAGTCATGTTTTGCTGGAGTTATGTCCAACATGCCATGGAGCTTAGTTAATTAGTTAATTAGTATGTCTTTGGAGGCAACATGCATAAAGATTATAAATTAGCCTGGCCACGAGCACCATGCTGAAATTGACGAACAGCACTGCTTGCAACGTCTTGTACATAACTGAAACTAAGATTTGGTTTGTGAACCTTAGTAATAAAATGCAACTGGTAGAGAAGGAACTGATTATTCGATGAAACATTAAGAATTTGAAGAAGTGTCACAGATCGCCTTGTTGATTGTTAGCGTGACTGTAATACTAGGCGACTCTTTTCAGATAATTCATCGTGCGGACTACTCATATGAACCAAGTCCCATCTACGCTTTGATCAGTGATCACCATGTAGGATACATTCCAGATTCCCTAGGCAATGCTTTAGAATAGATTTGGATCTGTCGTCCAATAAGTTCACTGGCCAAATACCAAGCATATTCGAGAACATTCAGGGGTTGTCTCTTCTAAACCTTGAGCTAAACCCTGAACATCCTTGAAGTAGGCAATAGTGCTGACCGAGAATGATCAATGATGCCATGGCAGAGTGTATTCCCCTGCGTCAGCGGTCTCATCGGTCGTCTCATGTAGTGCCACGTTAAATTTttatgatgtggaggagagagagcgaggagagagaaagaggttgttgttttgcgaaacaactgcctcatgagctaaattctAGTACTACAAGAtcaggggcggagccaggatTTGAGGTAAGGAGGGGGCGATGGACAAAGCAAAGTAGAACCAATAGCCATGTGATTATGGATTACCTGCGGCGGTATCAATTTGGacagcggtggcggcgtggctgcGACGGAATCGCGCAGCGTCTCAACTCTCACGTCCGATCTCCTAGTGGCCAGTCCAGCAGTACCAGCGCCGTACGGCTGCGGTGTCCAGCGAACTGGCGAAGGAGAAGACCGATAGACCGAAGATGAACAGTCGAACGGACAGAGTCACGACGCTTGATGCTTCGTATTCCAAACAATAATGAAGGGAGAAGGCCAGCAACAACTAGATAGGTTTAAATGGACTGCTTCTTATTGGGTCTCAAAAACAATTAACGTTTGGAATGAATGGGCGGAAGCGATGAGCTGAACAGCTAATACGTACATGTATATTTATACCAGAGTATAGAGGATTAGGGTTTAGCTGCCACCCGAGGATCAGGAGGTAGGCCGAGGATCGCGTGGCTCAGCACCGCTAATCTTGTAGCTGTAGGTGCTATATCAGTTCATCCATTAGTTTTATTGCTGAATGAAATGAACCAAAGGACGGCAACCACAACCCTCATTAATAATTAACCTTGGATAAGCAAAACACACGCAATTGTTGGTCATATGTGTTTGCTGATACATTGTAGGCTCATCTGATGCACGACGTGGAACTATCGTGTTCCTTCCTGGGGCTCCTACTCGATCATTTAGGccccctttggcacggctcTCCCACCGGCTCTTGCAGCAGCTTTTGCACAAGCTGTACCAAACGTCTCAAATGAAAACGGCTTCAACCCGTGAGCCGCGCAAAAGCCGCTGGCCAAAACAACTGGACGGGATGAGCCGTAAAAAATGGCTTCCCCTGGCTTCTCCCCATCCACGTACGTGATTTTTCATCCTTCTCCCCAGCTGCTCTCCTCCCCGGCGCACGTGTGCCGACGGCCGCCTCCctgcgccgcgccccgccggctCCTTGCGCCGCGCCAACGGCCTCCTGCGCCGCGCCCCACCGCCTCCCTGTGCTGCGTCTCGCCGCCTTCCTGCACCGCGCCCCGCCTGCACCCCGCCCGTCAGGTGCACGTGCTCGTGCGAGGCCACGGCGTGGGGGCATGACcgccgggagggaggagggaggagagaggagggtcCGGCTGGGATCGGATAAGGAGAGAGGTGGGGCGGTCGGGATaggatgaggagagaggaggggaaagaAAAGAGGGGGGGAgtaaagagaaataaaaaaggaaagaaaaagaaaaagaaaataaagagaaaaaagaaaaagaaaagagagagaaaaaaatataagggtattttggacatttgacatctTCTTTACATTCTAAAAAgctaggagaagccgttttgccaaacgttttcgtACAAAATAAGCTAGAGCTAGAAAAAGCTGCTTTTCCATAGGAGCCAGAGCCAGAGCTGTTTTTTCAAGAGCCAAAACCGTACCAAACGGAACCTTAGTTACCGCGTGGTTATGGCTTAGGTTAGCTTCACTGAACCTGTACACCGTTGGTACCGCACATTATTCACTGAACCTCCCTACGCCACCCGAGGATCAGGGGGTGCCAGCCCCCGTGGCTCCTCCCTCCTTACTCAATAACTATtatacgagttattgttgctatgcaactcataatattttattttttcatatgcacaaattaaggaattatatagctctatcaaacacaacctattgtaTGGGTTGCCTGTTGAGTTATCTCAAAATTAAGTggcaatgcatgagaccgcctattagtAGGTGACACTAATGTACTTGTTCTAAGGGCTTGTTCAGTTAATCCCCTCCGTGACAGGATCGAGGGAGGGGAACTAACCCCCACGGCCCACCCGGCCAACCGTACACACACATATCCGGAATTAACAACCAAACAAGGTCTAAATATGCTTTCATTGCCTATTAATCATCTTCAGGGAGTCCTACCGAATTGATTGCTGACCTGTCCACAGAGGCACAGACCTCACAACTAATGAGTGGAAACCTACTGCCTTAATTAGTCTGTCACTAAATACCAACAATCTTACCGGTACAAATGAGGAACCGATCGGAAAGTTGACGAATCTATAAAATCCAAGTCTTGGTGCCAAcaaaattgtaggaaaaatcACGTCTTCCATTAGCAATCTTACTCATTTGATACTTTCATATTTTGTAGAAAATAAATTCATTGTTTTTTTTGAACCGAACAGTAGGGGAGGCCCTACTAGCTTTTTCTATTTATATGCAAAAAAGAATAGTATGTACATGGGTGGACTCCAAGTCCAAAGACAAAAGATGGGGGAGGCTACCGGAAATTACATAACCAAAATTTTAACTCCAACTTCAAGGACGGCTTGGCTACAAGCGACATCTATATGTTTCCATCTTTGAAGTGATATAGCAACTCCATCGAAAATGACCTCGTTTCTATGCTTCCAGATGGCCCAGCATGCTAGAATGAGTATCTCCCTGAAAATTCTCGAGCCAAAATCCCTTCTAGATTCAACAATCCTGTCTAAGAACTTGAGGTTGAGGTTCCAGCGAAGAACATGGAGCAATCGCCAACACTACTGGCTAAAAGAGCAAGTGAAGAAGAGGTGATTTGAGGTCTCCTCAACACTAGCACTGCAAAGACACAACTGTAGTCATCTAGGATTCTTTGTTTCCTGCATAATATATtttcgtgagccgagccgggtcccccaccctatTTATATAGCGCAGTGCGataggggcccaccacccaatgctagggtgagcgctcccgatcagggcgcggatcagggtcctGATGGacctttgggcccattggggaggagatcaatctaacattctcccccttgatctcatcatttacttttaactttacacttttcacttttattcgtttcatcgtagattaatatgtagagcatgcctcatcgtcacagcttaatcgccgatagaatcaacagctacaacacacctctctattttgaaacaattctgtttcttttgggccttttccaatccaggaatcataggctttcccttaaacccatgccggctaagtgttctctgaacacattgggtggtaagcctttcgtgagcagatccgcaagcatatcttttgttcttatatgctcgagacttatagtgcgaTCCTGGATTTtatctttcacaacataaaactttatctcaatggttttggaagcattgcttgatttgttgttgtgagcatagaatactgctggctcattgtcgcagtacatctttagtggtctatgaatacagtcaaccactctcaatccgggtataaatttctttagccacatcgcttgccccgtggcctcatgacatgctatgaattccgcatgcatcgttgatgacgcagttactttctgttttgagcttctttacgagatagctcctcctgcgagagtgaacatgtatccagacgtggattttctatcatctttgtctcccgcaaaatctgcatctgaatacccttttatctctagggaatcagatctcttatatgtaagcatgagttcttttgtgccttgcgcgtagcgcaatgctttctttaccatcttccaATGTTCTacacctggattactttgatatctaccaagAACCCCGAGGACAAAGCTAAGTCAAGGCGAGTGCACACTTGagcatactgtaagcttccgacagctgaagcatatggaaccgctttcatttgatcgatctcgtactggttcttgggacattgaaaatttccaaaactgtcgcccttgactatggaagcaggtgtggccttactcgcatgcatattatacttctttagaacctttctaaatatgccttttgcgataatCCAAGAACCCCATTCagtctatctcggtgaatttctatgcccaaaacatatgatgcttcaccaagatccttcatatagaagtttgaggacaaaaacttctttgtctcttgcagtagactgatatcactgcttgcaagtaagatatcatccacatacagaattaggaaaatgtatttcccatttttgaactttgcatagacacaattgtcctctatattctcttgaaacccaaatttcttgattatatcattaaactttagataccactgtctagaggcttgctttaatccgtaaatggatttctttagacgacatcccatattctctttactttccatgataaaacccttgggttgtttcatgtagacattttcttctaaatccccatttagaaatgccgtctttacatccatctgatgtaactctaagtcaaaatgtgcaactagtgccattatgattctgaaggagtctttacatgagacaggagaaaacgtctcattgtaatctattccttctctttgtgtaaaaccttttgccacaagtctcgccttatacctttctatattccctttggagtcacgtttagtcttgtagacccatttacagcctactatTTTGGCTTCTTTAGGAATCtcttcaagttcccaaacattgttggaactcatcgatttcatctcatcttccatggcctctagccacttcgatgagtgaacacttttcatggcttcctcatatgaagtgggatcaccttctatatgaacttcttctgtattataaactttatagtaATCAGGGATAGCTGATCTTTTgactctttgagaccttctaggcccatcactttcgggcacattctgtgcctctgcttgtggcacatcattGAGAGGtgcctgctgcaactcttcctcgtgtgtaatgatgggttcagttggctcctgaaggacaggttccaaaacttcactcatcgtttccacgggtggaatcacagcaggtgcctacaccacaatatcagggactgtagcgggtgcttgcaccacgacctcaggaactattggtgcgggaataacaggtagtgagaagaatggttcctgaatcatcggattaggtgcacacccccgcttctcctcaagatcaatctctcgagccaccatgctccccctcaccatatcatcctctaagaaaatcgcgtgtctcgtttctacaaactttgtatatctgtctggacagtagaaacgaaaaccttttgatttttcctgataggcaatgaagtggcaacttactgttttgggatctagcttcccaatgtttgggttaaatactttggcctcagctgggctcccccacacacgcaggtggtttagtgagggtactctttctgtccatagttcatacggtgttttgggcaccgacttacttggcactctatttagaatgtgaatggcggtcttcaacgcctccatccacagtcccagtggtaaggtggaataactcatcatgctgcgcaccatatccatcagtgtacggttacgccttcagctactccattttgctgaggctcgcccagcatcgaatactgggctactatgccattttcctgcaaaaaccttgcaaaaggtccaggaacttggccaaatggggtatgtcgaccatagtactcccccccacggtcggatcttactattttgattcttttgttatgctgattttcaacttcagctttaaatatcttaaatttatccaacgcttctgatctttctttaattggataaatgtaaccataacgggagtaatcgtctgtgaatgttatgaacgagtcatagccatccacgcttttcacaggaaatggtccacaaatattagtgtggattatctctaaaactcctgtgctacatttagcgccttttttaatttgctttacaaactttcctttaatgcaatcaacgcattgttctaagtctgagaattctaattgaggaagaatttcattcttaactagtctttctattctccccctcgaaatatggcctaaacgacagtgccataatttcgacgatgtttcatgagttctctttcttttctttgtttgttgctctgacgaggatacattcatattcacatcacacacagaatttactttttcacgtagtgataataaatacaactcattgtgaaggatggcaacaccaacacatgcattatcaaaccaaatggcacactttccattcccaaaatgacattcatatccATCATGGTCCATACGTGAAATGCTAATCAAGTTTTTGTGTaacgaaggaacataaagtacatctctaagtacaagcatgaaaccatcaactagctctagagagacatcgccaatagcttcaacatctgcttggactccatttgcgagTTCAACGCATCTTTtgcttctttgcgtagtcctcgtcgaacggaatccctgtaaagaatttgcaacatgaacagttgcacctgagtcaatccaccaagtagatttcgaatactgtctatacaaggattcatttacaaaggAGATAGTGTTCTCACCTCTTTTTTccattattgactttaaccagtcgggaCATTCTTTCTTGTagtgcccctttttcttgcagtggagacattgatctttgtctactgtgagaggcttttggtgattctgctgcatgggagcttttcctcgtgccttgaaagaggaattagcattctttttcctgttgtccttcacatagtgTAATGAATCACCATATGAGGATCTAATtctgtcctcttcctgcacgcacatggctatcattttttccatgtcccactgttctggctgcatgttataattgacaacaaaggtgtcaaactcttttggcagagaagcaaaaaccaaatgaataatgtgcccagacttgagctcaagatccattggcttcaactgtgctgccaagttatacatcctcaagatgtgatctcttatgccaatccctcctccattgtacctctctgtggccagctgcttgaacagctgggtagcatatatctttgaggaaccagtgaactgattccttatcttctcgAGGTACTCTGTGACGGAGTCGCACTCTGTGATCGAGCCCAAAATagcaggctcaatcgtattctttaccaaaaccatacatttcttgttggcagtggtccactgtttgttttcaagggtgtatgccaactccagtggagcatagtccctttccttttgctgccatgcagcatcatcatcaccttcagccctcactggcttctctggagcttgtggctgcggtgtagtcagcacccagtcaacttctccacaaacgaaggagaatTCAATCTTTTTCCTCCACTCTGTATAGTTGTTTCCTTtcagaatgggtatctctttgagacaagccattaagttgaatgatcctgaaatttgCAATCCAaagtgagatcataacaacaattgcatgatttatttccaacgttggtcaaaaaataaaacatacaactgtttatgcaatttaaaactata
Proteins encoded in this window:
- the LOC140222932 gene encoding receptor kinase-like protein Xa21, producing the protein STIDNTGNDFKALIYVVMQNGNLDTWLHPRPTADLKHLDLIHRVNIAVSIADSLAYLHHDCGNPIVHCDLKPTNILLDDDMNAHLGDFGIASLVLDSRSAPVGHSGLNRYTALIIRFYTFFSEYGQCVHASTCGDVYSFGIVLLEMLTGKRPTDSMFEGEVSFASSVERNFPNQMLDKIDAYLQEECKRSIQAMPEAEKEIYQCLLSLVQVALSCTRLCPRERMSMREVAINLHAIQRSYVAAIKQE
- the LOC140221675 gene encoding uncharacterized protein, coding for SGSFNLMACLKEIPILKGNNYTEWRKKIEFSFVCGEVDWVLTTPQPQAPEKPVRAEGDDDAAWQQKERDYAPLELAYTLENKQWTTANKKCMVLVKNTIEPAILGSITECDSVTEYLEKIRNQFTGSSKIYATQLFKQLATERYNGGGIGIRDHILRMYNLAAQLKPMDLELKSGHIIHLVFASLPKEFDTFVVNYNMQPEQWDMEKMIAMCVQEEDRIRSSYGDSLHYVKDNRKKNANSSFKARGKAPMQQNHQKPLTVDKDQCLHCKKKGHYKKECPDWLKSIMEKRVRWTPQPYGAGTAGLATRRSDVRVETLRDSVAATPPPLSKLIPPQVIHNHMAIGSTLLCPSPPPYLKSWLRP